Below is a genomic region from Telmatobacter sp. DSM 110680.
GCGCGTTTTAGCATGCCTCTGTGCGAAACGTTCTATCCTCTCGGCTTCCCACTGCAAATTGAAACCAACTCCGAGGAGGTTCTAAACTGTGCGGCAGCCAGTTGGCAGGGCTTCGTGAAGCTCTTCGATACCCAGCCACTTCGGCTGCGCATTGGCGTTCGAACTGCAGCTTCATCGGATTGTCCACCCGCACCCGTCTGCAAAATTCAACAACATCTGGCCACCAACATTGCCGATCCTGACAATTTTTCCGTTATCGATCTTTCCAAGGGTTTTGCTTCCATATGGCTGACCCAGGCGGCTGTGGCGCACCGTAGTTATCTGCGGTATTTCTTTCTTGAGTCCGCAGCGATGTGCCTGCTCGGTACTTCGCACACAACCGCCGTCCATGCGGCGTGCGTTGAATACAAAGGATGCGGCATTCTTCTCTGCGGCGACTCCGGTGCGGGTAAATCGTCGCTCTCCTATGCCTGTGCACGTGCAGGCTGGACATACATTACGGATGACGCAAGTTTCCTCGTAAACAGCCGCAACGATCGACTCGTCGTAGGGAATTGCAACCAGGCTCGCTTTCGTCCTTCTGCCGTCGAACTCTTCTCAGAGCTTACCGGCAAAGAGATCATCCAGCGGGCTCAGGTCGGCAAGCCTTCGATAGAGTTCAATACTCAGACTCTCCGCGACGTATCCGTCTCCTTCACTTCGCACATCAACCATGTGGTCTTCATCAACCGTCGAAACGTGAGACGGCAAGAACTGGTCGAATTTCCCCACGAGGTCGCGAAATATTCAATGCTCCAGGTACTTTTCAGCCTGCCTGATACCATGCTCGTCCAAATCGCGATGATCGAACGCCTCCTCGACTGTGGCCCGCTCGAACTCCGATATCACGATTTCACCTGGGCGGTCGAACGACTTGAGCACCTCGCGGAGAGGGGCTTTTAGTGAGCTCCCCCATCGACTGCGTCCAGGCCCCCACTGTCAGTAACTCTGGAACAGTTGCGCGGCTGCGCTCCTGGTGGCAAGCCGATTCTCTAAGCCGGCAATTCTTCATCTTCTTCGTTGCGGCATTCTTTTTTGACTTTGGGATTGGCCTGTATTTCTTCCTTTTCAACTTGTTCTTACTGAATCTCCGGTTCGACGAGCGAATGATGGGCTTAGTGACCGGCGCTCTTACGCTTGGCAACGTGATCGGCACCATACCCGTAGGCATTTTGGCCCGCCGTTTCGGATTGCAGAAATTGTTGCTCTTCTGCTTCATCGCTTCGCCACTCATGTCGATCTTGCGCACGATGGTGGCGTCGATGCCCACACAAATTGGTCTTGCATTCATCGCAGGGATGGCGTTGAGCTGCTGGCCGGTTTGCTTTGCCCCTGCCGTTGCCAGTCTGACAACCGAAAGCAATCGTGCGTTCGCATTCAGCATTGTGTTTGCCACGGGAATCGGAACCGGAACACTTGCGGGTCTGGCCGGCGGCTCAATCCCACAGATGCTCTTCCGCATTCACGGAGTTCATCATCCTGCTGACGGAATTCGATTGGTCCTGATTGGAGCTTCTCTCCTCAACTGTATCGGCATCTGGCCGGTATCGCGCCTGAAGTTGCTCGTTCCCCCAAAGATCGAGCGAAACGGACGGCCACTCCTCAATCCCTTTCTTCTTCGATTTCTCCCCGCCTTCGCTATCTGGAGTATTGTCACCGGATCCTTCATCCCGTTCGCTCCAGTCTTCTTTCAAAAGCAACTTGGGGTTTCGCTGCAACATGTTGGCCTCATTTTTTCTGCCTCCCAATTTGCGCAATTCTCGGCAGTGCTCATGGTGCCCCTCCTCTTTCGCAAAGTTGGGTCACACGCAAAAATTATCGGTGCGCAAATTGTCGCCGGCGCTGCGGTACTTGTACTCGGTATGAGTCACAGCGCATCGTATGCCGTCGCTTGGTACCTTGTGTACACCGCGGTTCAATTTACCGCAGGACCAGGATTCTATGGGATGCTAATGGGTCGTATACCAGAAGCAGATCGCAGCACTGCATCGGCATTTCAGAATATAGTAGGCGCTCTGGCCGGGGCCGGCTCCGCAGCACTCACTGGCGCTCTTGTCGTTCGCTATGGGTACAGCCTCGTATTCAACATCGACGCAATTCTTACAGGGGTTGTGGCCCTTCTTGTCTGCGTCACTTATGGATATTCAGCCGGCGTAGCTGATGATGCAATCGTCTCGTCAAGTGCTTTGAATAGCACAGGCGGTCGCGGCCTTTGATCGAGTCAGTCACTCTACCGTCCCTTGAACTTGCTCCCGTAACCTTGCGCCTCCTGAAGTCCGTCGCAAATTTGACTTCATGCCAAAACGCCCATCTGCGTCATCCGAGTCGATCAGTGTTTCCCAGGCAGATGCCCGTAGAACCGGCCACCCTTCCCTTGACGATTTCTGGACTAAATCGGTGATTTCTCAGTCGCCGACCATCCGCCAGTACACGTTAATCGACTGCTTTGCCCAGTTCAAGAGAGTTAACTGCTGTTTGAGTGCCTCACGCGGCGGAAAGCGGTGGCATAGCAGATTGTGCTTTTACTTGCGTTTGTGCTAGTTTGTGAATCCTCTACCATTCCCGCCGCTGCGCTCGCTACAAAATTTGGTTGTATGAGGTCATCTTGAAGAGAGAACGTTTAACACAGATCGTCTTGGTCATCGTGGGGCTGGTGAACCTGGCGATCATTTATCCGCTGTATATGGATCTGCGGAATTCCAGCTGGCTCCTGGAGCAGAAGAACGAATGCGAGCCGATGTTTCTAAGCTTCTTCATTCCGGTCGGGGTCTTTCTACTCATCGCCGCAAGGAGACCGTTTGAGCATCGCTCGATGATTGCTCTGGCCGCATGGTGGAACATCTCCCATGCCGCTGTGATGGCTATCCAAACCAGTGAAGCGTGGCTTCATGGCGTTCACAGGAGCTTCACTGATGTGGTCGTAGTTCTTGTTATCGGCGGCGTTCTGCTAGTGCTTCTGCCGGCAAAACGAGAGACAGCGGTGCCAGTAGTGGCGTGAACGAGCCTGTTTCCTGATGACACTTTTCGTGAACTCAATGAACTGGCCGCAAAGCCGCGTTCTGGTCGAGTCACCGGCAACTATCGCTTTGAGAGCAATTCGTTGCTAGTTTGTCGACTGTGACAAGCCCGGCGTACTGTGGCTCCTCACGAGATCCAACCGCCACATCGAGTCTGAACAGACCAACCATCGTTTCGTTTTAAGAGCACCAAGGAACCCCCATTGCCACAAAGGCTGCCGCACCAAAATCGGTATGAGACGATCGCGTGTTGATGCGTTCTATCGAACCAGACTTCACTCAGCGAAAACAGCGCGTTTGCGAATCCATTTTTGACCGCAGCGTCAACAGGAACCCCCTTGCCAATCTTTTTGCCAGGGTCATTCTCCTTGACTTTCCTGCTCTGCTGTTCGGGATCAACAAGGTGCAGTGCTGGAAATCCTAGACGGCCTAAATCATCGGATGAAAACGAATGAACGACCGTTGACTGGGGTGGTTCCATGGTCATCCCTTTCGAACAGTCATGGCCACCGAAAGGGACCTCACTGTCAACCGGCAGTGTCTGCCTCGATAGATTCAGAGCGCCTTCACCATCGGACAAGTAATTCTTCAAAACTGCCCGGTAAACTGCCAGCTGCTCCACAGAGAGCGGCTTGTCGCTCACCACTACCCGCGTTCCCTCGCCGGCTGGTTGCGCATGTACGCCAGTCGCAACGAGCGCCGAGACAGCAACCACCGCGCTGAATAGAATTGCTTTACTAGCCTTCACGAAATTCGTCCCCCGTCGGATATCAGCTGATCTGCTGTCTTTCTTAGACACCGTGGACCAAAGAACAGGGCACAAGATCGCTGCATTTCTCCTTCGGGCCCGAATCACCGCCTACTGAGACACTGAGACCAAGAAGTTGCCAATGCCCCATAGGCGACAGCCGCTCACTCGGTTCGGCGGCGGCAAGCTGCTATGCGTTGTGTATTATTCGGATGTGTCCCTTGCCAAAGCATCCAAACGCTGAAACCTCTGGTGGCGACTTTGGCAGTTCGCGGATTTGAGGCAGTCACATGGAAGGAAAAGATCAGTCGGCGAACGCCATGGTTGCGACGATTAACAACATGGAACGGCAGTGGAATGACGCCATTCTGAGAAGAGATGTTGCATCTGCAGCTAGTTTTCAGGCACCGGAATTCAAACTTGTCGTTGGAGCCGAGGGGCAACCTCTACAGGTAATACCTAGAGAGCTGTGGCTCTCTGTCCTGCCCCGTTACGTGATCCATCGGCACGAGATCACGGATGTGCATGTGTCTATTTGGAACGACGTGGCCGTCGCGACGCTCGCCCTCACTCAGAAGGCGGAGCCACTGAATCATCGCGACATTAGCGGTAACTTTCTCATTACGGATATTTGGGTTCGCCGAGATGAGAACTGGCTGATTGCCGAACGCCACTCGTCTCGCCAGGAGAAAGCTTCAGCGCCGGTACGAGGAGCATTTCAAACAATAGAGATGTCCCACTGAAATTCCCGCAACTTTCACGCTTCGTGGTACTCTCTTCGCAGCGCTGAAGGGCGCACCCGGTCCGCGGGAAGGACAGAAGTCCACCTTTTCTTCCAATCTGGTTTTCGAACTGACTTTCAGCCCTCTAAGTGCGGACCTGGGCGTATGAGAGGAAGTTCGTCATGCCGGCCAAGCAATTTCCGTCGAAACCCGACCTCAATCATCTGAAATATCAAGCTAGAGATCTGCTCAAATGGCACGCTGCTCACGATCGCAGAGTTGCGCAACGTATCCGGGAATTTCATCCGCGCCTTCGCACGGCCACGGACGAGGAGATTTTTGCAGCAGCGTTAAAGCTGAGCGATGCGCAGTTGACGATCGCGCGAGAGTACGGCTTCAAAAGCTGGGCGCGGCTCAAAGCTCACGTGGAGTCGCCGGATTTGGCGAGCCGACTGACACTTCCCCATCATGAGCGAATTGAGGACGCCGTGTTTCGTCACGCCGTTGATTTGCTGGATGTTGGGGATGAGGCGGGATTGCGCGAGCACTTGAAGCAGCATCCGAAGCTCGTGCTCCAGCATGTTGAATTCGAGGGTGGGAATTACTTTCACGCTCCGACGCTGCTGGAGTTCATTGCGGAGAATCCGGTTCGCAACGGAACTTTGCCGGGCAATATTGTAGAGGTCGCGCGAGTAATTTTGGATGCCGGTCCCGATCATGCATCGTGCGATGCGGCGCTCGGGCTGGTGGTGACGGGGAGGGTGGTTGAAGAATGCGGCGTGCAGATTGCGCTGATTGAGCTGTTGTGTGATTACGGCGCGGATCCGGATAGCGGCATTCGCGCGGCGGCCACGCAACAGAATTTGGCGGCGGCACATGCCTTGATTGCGCGTGGTGCACAAGTTGATCTGACCATTGCGGCAGCGATGGGACGCGTAGACGATGCTCGCCGGATGCTGCCCATTGCGGATGCTGGCGAGCGACACCTTGCCCTGGCTTTCGCTAGCCAGAAGGGCGAGATCGAGATCGTTCGATTGCTGCTGGACGCCGGCGAAGATCCGAACCGGTATAACCCTCTGGGGAGCCATTCGCATTCGACGCCTTTGCACCAAGCCGCGCTGTATGGCCATGTGGACGTTGTGCGGCTGCTTATCGAGCGCGGCGCCAGGGTCGACATGAAGGACCTGCTGTGGCAGGGAACACCGGCGGACTGGGCGAAGCATGAAGGCAGAACAGAAGCGGAAATCCTCTTACGAAAAGTTGAGCTGCAGTGCCGAAGTGTCAGCGGAGGCGGTTAAACCAGTCGGTAAAGATTGCTTGTGCGTTTGGTTTGGACATGCCCTCGATGGAGAAATGCAGTTTCTTTCCGGAAGCGAGACGAACTCCATTTTCATCGACCGCGCTGATTTCAGAGATAGCCACCTGCATGCCGGCGTGGGAGTCGCTGGGGCAATTGAATTGAAGACCGGTGCTGCTGAGAATGAGTTGACCGGAACAGCCGCCGAAAGCCTTGTCATGGCGAGCGTTGTAGGACAAAGGTGCATAGGCCGGGCGGGCTGCAGTGACAGGGGCAACGGGGGTGGATCCGGGTATGGGAGCGGGAGCGACTATAGTCGTGGCGGTGTTTGGTGCTGCACCTTGCGGGGACGGGGTTGGTGCAGCGTTCGCCGTCTGCTGGTTCGGCACATTTGGGAGCGGAGACCGGGGAGCAGGCACTGTGGGTGGCAGCAGGGGCTTTCCGGCTGGTGGC
It encodes:
- a CDS encoding aldolase, with translation MMTIEEIRVACARSEPVHLGDPALARFSMPLCETFYPLGFPLQIETNSEEVLNCAAASWQGFVKLFDTQPLRLRIGVRTAASSDCPPAPVCKIQQHLATNIADPDNFSVIDLSKGFASIWLTQAAVAHRSYLRYFFLESAAMCLLGTSHTTAVHAACVEYKGCGILLCGDSGAGKSSLSYACARAGWTYITDDASFLVNSRNDRLVVGNCNQARFRPSAVELFSELTGKEIIQRAQVGKPSIEFNTQTLRDVSVSFTSHINHVVFINRRNVRRQELVEFPHEVAKYSMLQVLFSLPDTMLVQIAMIERLLDCGPLELRYHDFTWAVERLEHLAERGF
- a CDS encoding MFS transporter translates to MSSPIDCVQAPTVSNSGTVARLRSWWQADSLSRQFFIFFVAAFFFDFGIGLYFFLFNLFLLNLRFDERMMGLVTGALTLGNVIGTIPVGILARRFGLQKLLLFCFIASPLMSILRTMVASMPTQIGLAFIAGMALSCWPVCFAPAVASLTTESNRAFAFSIVFATGIGTGTLAGLAGGSIPQMLFRIHGVHHPADGIRLVLIGASLLNCIGIWPVSRLKLLVPPKIERNGRPLLNPFLLRFLPAFAIWSIVTGSFIPFAPVFFQKQLGVSLQHVGLIFSASQFAQFSAVLMVPLLFRKVGSHAKIIGAQIVAGAAVLVLGMSHSASYAVAWYLVYTAVQFTAGPGFYGMLMGRIPEADRSTASAFQNIVGALAGAGSAALTGALVVRYGYSLVFNIDAILTGVVALLVCVTYGYSAGVADDAIVSSSALNSTGGRGL
- a CDS encoding DUF6632 domain-containing protein → MKRERLTQIVLVIVGLVNLAIIYPLYMDLRNSSWLLEQKNECEPMFLSFFIPVGVFLLIAARRPFEHRSMIALAAWWNISHAAVMAIQTSEAWLHGVHRSFTDVVVVLVIGGVLLVLLPAKRETAVPVVA
- a CDS encoding nuclear transport factor 2 family protein, coding for MEGKDQSANAMVATINNMERQWNDAILRRDVASAASFQAPEFKLVVGAEGQPLQVIPRELWLSVLPRYVIHRHEITDVHVSIWNDVAVATLALTQKAEPLNHRDISGNFLITDIWVRRDENWLIAERHSSRQEKASAPVRGAFQTIEMSH
- a CDS encoding ankyrin repeat domain-containing protein, which codes for MPAKQFPSKPDLNHLKYQARDLLKWHAAHDRRVAQRIREFHPRLRTATDEEIFAAALKLSDAQLTIAREYGFKSWARLKAHVESPDLASRLTLPHHERIEDAVFRHAVDLLDVGDEAGLREHLKQHPKLVLQHVEFEGGNYFHAPTLLEFIAENPVRNGTLPGNIVEVARVILDAGPDHASCDAALGLVVTGRVVEECGVQIALIELLCDYGADPDSGIRAAATQQNLAAAHALIARGAQVDLTIAAAMGRVDDARRMLPIADAGERHLALAFASQKGEIEIVRLLLDAGEDPNRYNPLGSHSHSTPLHQAALYGHVDVVRLLIERGARVDMKDLLWQGTPADWAKHEGRTEAEILLRKVELQCRSVSGGG